The nucleotide sequence GACCGCGGCCCTCGGCCCTCGGCTCGACGCCGCCGCCGACGCCCTCCTCGCCCGCGCCGACGACGACGCCGCGATGCTCGGTTGGATCGCCGCCCCCGGCGACCGCGCGCCCCTCGACGCCGCACGCGCCTTCGTCGACGCCCGCCGGGGCGCGTACGACGACGTCGTCGTGCTCGGCATCGGCGGGTCGGCGTTGGGGGCGCGCGCGGTGCAGAACGCCCTCCGTCCCCCGATCGCGCCGCCCGCTGCGGACGGCCCCCGCGTGCACGTCCTCGACAACGTCGACGGCGACGAGATCGCGGCGTACCTCGCGGCGCTCCGTCCCGAACGGACCCTCGTCAACGTCATCAGCAAGTCGGGGACGACGGCGGAGACGATGGCCGGCTACCTGGCGTTCGAGGCGTGGTTGCGAAGCGGCGTGGGGGACGCCTGGCGCGAGCACGTCGTCGTCACGACCGACCCCGAACGCGGCATCCTCGGGCCGCGCGCCGCCGCCTACGACCTCCCGCGGTTCGACGTGCCCCCCTCCGTCGGGGGGCGCTTCAGCGTCCTGACGCCCGTCGGGCTCCTCCCGGCCGCCTGGATGGGGGTCGACGTCGCCGCCCTCCTGCGCGGGGCGGCGGGCGTCCTCGACGACGTGCGCGCCCCGACCGAGGCCAGCGTCGCGAAGCGGCTCGCCGCCGCCCACGTGTGGGCCGCGCGCCGCGGCAAGACCCAGACGGTGTGGATGCCGTACGCCAGCGGCTTGCGGCGCACGTCGGACTGGTTCGTGCAGTTGTGGGCGGAATCGCTCGGCAAGGCCCACACCCGCGACGGCGCCCGCGTCCACGCCGGCACGACCCCCCTCCCCGCGGTCGGCGCCACCGACCAGCACGCCCAAGTGCAACTCTTCGCGGAGGGCCCCAACGACAAACTCACGACCTTCGTCGTCCTCGACGACGACCGCCTGGGGGCGCGGGTGCCCGACGCGCCCGAGGGGCTCGAGCCGCTCGGGTACCTGGGCGGCCGCCGCTTCCACGAGGTCCTCAACGCCGAGGCGGCGGCCACCGCGCACGCGCTGGCGGTGCGGGGTCGACCGTCGCTCACGCTTCGCCTCCCGCACCTCGACGCGGAGACGTTCGGGGCGCTCCTGCAGACCACGATGTGGCAGACGGCGCTCGTGGGGGAGATCTGGAACGTCGACGCCTTCGACCAGCCCGGCGTCGAGCTCGGCAAGCGCTACACGTACGCCCTGATGGGGCGCGACGGGTTCGACGCCGAACGCGCCGCCCTGCGCGAAGCGGGGGTGGAGGCGTCGTGAGCGACGCCGCCGTCCGGCGCGACCCGCGCACCTGGCTGGCGTTCGTGAAGTTCGAGCACACGCTCTTCGCGCTTCCGTTCGCGTACACCGGCATGGTGCTCGCCGCCGGCGGGTGGCCGGGCGCCGGCACCTTCGCGCTCGTGACCCTCGCGATGGTCGGCGCGCGGACCGCCGCGATGGCGATCAACCGCGTGGTCGACGCCGAGATCGACGCCCGCAACCCGCGGACCGCGGCGCGGGAGATCCCCGCCGGGCGGCTCACGCGCCGCGACGGCCTGGCGGTCGCGGCGCTCGGGGTCGTGGCGTTCACCGCCGCCGGCCTGGCGCTCAACCCCCTCACGGCGGCGTTGCTGCCCGTCGCCGTGGCGTTCCTCGTGGCGTACCCGTACACGAAGCGCGTCACGTGGGCCTGCCACCTGTGGTTGGGCGTCACGATCGGCGCCGCCGCCGCCGGCGGCGTCATCGCCGTCACCGGCGCGTTCGACGCCGGCGCGGTGGCGTTGTGGATCGGCGTGGGCGCCTGGATCGCCGGGTTCGACGTCATCTACGGCCTCCTCGACCGCGACGTCGACCTGCGCGAGGGGATCCGCAGCATCCCGGTCCGCTTCGGGCCCGACCGCGCCCTCGACGTCGCCGCCGCGCTGCACGCCGTCGCCCTCGCCGCGTTCGTCACGCTCGCGTTCGTGACGCCGCTCGGGACGCCGTACCTCGTCGCCGTCCTCGGCCTCGTCGCCCCCCTCCTCGGGGTGCAGCAGGGGCTCGTGCGCCGGCGCGGCGCCGCCGCCGCCCTCCAGGCGTTCAACGCCAACCTGTGGGTGTCGGGCCTGGTCCTGGCCGCCGTCGTGTTCGACGTGGCGGTGGCGGCGGGAGCCGCCTGGTAGCCTCGGCCCGATGAGCGTCGTTCCCGTGTTCCCCCTCGACGTCGTCGTGTTCCCCGGCATGACGGTGCCCCTCCACGTGTTCGAGGCGCGCTACAAGCGGCTCGTGAAGGCCGCCGAGGCCCTCGATCCGGTCCGCTTCGTCATCGCGCCCCCGCCGACGGAGGGGATGGAGGACGAAGGCGCCGACAAGCCGGGGGAGGTCGGGACGTTGGTCGACGTGCTCGAGAGCGAGGAGAGCCTCGACGGGACGTTGCAGCTCGTGGCGCACGGGCGGGAACGCGCGAAGCTCGCCTACGCGAACGTCGAGCAGGTGCCCGAACCGTCGGGGGGCGTGCGCCCCCTGTGGTTCGCCGAGGTCGAGCCGTGGCCGGTGGAGCGCACCGACCCGAACGACGAACGCGTCGCGGCCTGGGACGCGCTCGAGGCGTTCGACCGCTACGGCTCCGTGTTCTTCGCCGACACCGCCCGCGACCAGGCGGCGGCCGCGATGCCGGACGACCCGCTCTACCAGGCGTCGTTCGTGTGCGCGAACCTGCGCCTCCCCCCCGAGGGCGCCCAGCGCCTCCTCGAGGCGCCGTCGTTGGTCGATCG is from Trueperaceae bacterium and encodes:
- a CDS encoding glucose-6-phosphate isomerase codes for the protein MLTLDLRNLEEDRVGAAHGVDVARETAALGPRLDAAADALLARADDDAAMLGWIAAPGDRAPLDAARAFVDARRGAYDDVVVLGIGGSALGARAVQNALRPPIAPPAADGPRVHVLDNVDGDEIAAYLAALRPERTLVNVISKSGTTAETMAGYLAFEAWLRSGVGDAWREHVVVTTDPERGILGPRAAAYDLPRFDVPPSVGGRFSVLTPVGLLPAAWMGVDVAALLRGAAGVLDDVRAPTEASVAKRLAAAHVWAARRGKTQTVWMPYASGLRRTSDWFVQLWAESLGKAHTRDGARVHAGTTPLPAVGATDQHAQVQLFAEGPNDKLTTFVVLDDDRLGARVPDAPEGLEPLGYLGGRRFHEVLNAEAAATAHALAVRGRPSLTLRLPHLDAETFGALLQTTMWQTALVGEIWNVDAFDQPGVELGKRYTYALMGRDGFDAERAALREAGVEAS
- a CDS encoding 4-hydroxybenzoate octaprenyltransferase, which produces MSDAAVRRDPRTWLAFVKFEHTLFALPFAYTGMVLAAGGWPGAGTFALVTLAMVGARTAAMAINRVVDAEIDARNPRTAAREIPAGRLTRRDGLAVAALGVVAFTAAGLALNPLTAALLPVAVAFLVAYPYTKRVTWACHLWLGVTIGAAAAGGVIAVTGAFDAGAVALWIGVGAWIAGFDVIYGLLDRDVDLREGIRSIPVRFGPDRALDVAAALHAVALAAFVTLAFVTPLGTPYLVAVLGLVAPLLGVQQGLVRRRGAAAALQAFNANLWVSGLVLAAVVFDVAVAAGAAW
- a CDS encoding LON peptidase substrate-binding domain-containing protein, giving the protein MSVVPVFPLDVVVFPGMTVPLHVFEARYKRLVKAAEALDPVRFVIAPPPTEGMEDEGADKPGEVGTLVDVLESEESLDGTLQLVAHGRERAKLAYANVEQVPEPSGGVRPLWFAEVEPWPVERTDPNDERVAAWDALEAFDRYGSVFFADTARDQAAAAMPDDPLYQASFVCANLRLPPEGAQRLLEAPSLVDRFREARKAIDARLAAHHADASLGPAGEA